One Azotosporobacter soli genomic window carries:
- a CDS encoding glutathione peroxidase: MNVYDFKVKTIEGKEVSLQEYKGKVLVIVNTASKCGFTPQYEGLEKLYQQYKEQGVEILGFPSNQFAEQEPGSDQEVKNFCQLNYGVSFPLFAKGDVRGESAQPLFNYLSSSIAFGGFDMNHPNGKMLQGFLAEKFPELLVGDSIKWNFTKFVIDREGNVVKRFEPTTEPAAMADALEKLL; encoded by the coding sequence ATGAACGTATATGATTTTAAAGTAAAAACGATTGAGGGCAAGGAAGTTTCCTTGCAGGAATACAAGGGCAAGGTGCTGGTCATTGTCAATACGGCCAGCAAATGCGGCTTCACGCCGCAGTATGAAGGTTTGGAAAAACTGTACCAGCAATATAAAGAGCAGGGCGTCGAGATCCTCGGCTTTCCCTCGAATCAATTTGCCGAACAGGAACCCGGCAGCGATCAGGAAGTGAAAAATTTCTGCCAGTTGAATTACGGCGTATCGTTCCCTCTCTTCGCCAAAGGCGACGTAAGAGGCGAGTCTGCACAGCCGCTCTTTAACTACCTGAGCAGCAGCATTGCATTTGGCGGCTTTGATATGAATCATCCAAACGGAAAAATGCTGCAGGGCTTTTTGGCAGAAAAATTTCCCGAACTGCTGGTCGGCGATTCGATCAAATGGAATTTCACCAAGTTTGTGATCGATCGCGAGGGCAATGTAGTGAAGCGATTTGAACCGACGACCGAACCGGCGGCGATGGCCGATGCGTTAGAAAAATTACTGTAA
- a CDS encoding NAD(P)/FAD-dependent oxidoreductase: MADQSKKQDKNIELLIIGGGAAGLTAGIYGARAKLETLIIEDELVGGQIRDAYAIENYPGFSSVGGVELAERMQRQSLEAGAVIDDLDAVVSVKLSAAEKIVETNKYRYHAKALIIAAGSKRRQLPIAEEEKFRGNGIHYCELCDGRFYEGKHIAVVGGGSAAVGAVQHLSNYAAKITLIHRSEKLRADQKSQQALMENEKVEILWNSEIKEALGNERLSGVIVENRLDGTRRQIELDGIFVYIGSVARTGIYKDYLTLDAEGNLVAGEDCKTDVEGVFVAGDVRSKRIRQLTTAVSDGTIAALMAEEYIRQR; the protein is encoded by the coding sequence ATGGCGGACCAAAGCAAAAAGCAAGATAAGAATATTGAACTGCTGATTATCGGCGGCGGCGCCGCCGGTTTGACGGCAGGGATCTACGGCGCCAGAGCAAAACTGGAGACGCTGATTATCGAAGATGAATTGGTCGGCGGTCAGATTCGCGATGCCTATGCGATTGAAAATTACCCCGGTTTTTCCAGTGTCGGAGGTGTGGAGCTGGCGGAACGAATGCAGCGCCAAAGTCTCGAAGCAGGCGCTGTGATCGATGATCTGGATGCGGTCGTTTCCGTAAAGCTGAGTGCTGCGGAAAAAATCGTCGAAACCAACAAGTATCGTTATCATGCGAAAGCGCTCATCATCGCAGCCGGATCAAAACGACGTCAGTTGCCGATTGCCGAAGAAGAAAAATTTCGCGGTAATGGAATCCATTATTGCGAGTTGTGCGATGGCCGCTTTTACGAAGGCAAGCATATTGCCGTCGTCGGCGGCGGCAGTGCGGCGGTCGGTGCGGTACAGCATCTTTCCAATTATGCGGCGAAGATCACCTTGATTCATCGTTCGGAAAAGCTGCGGGCCGATCAGAAGAGCCAGCAGGCGCTAATGGAGAATGAAAAAGTTGAGATCCTTTGGAATTCTGAAATAAAAGAGGCGCTCGGCAACGAACGACTGAGCGGCGTGATCGTGGAGAATCGTTTGGATGGGACGCGGAGGCAGATTGAGCTTGACGGCATCTTTGTCTACATCGGCTCAGTTGCGCGCACCGGCATCTATAAGGATTACCTGACGCTTGACGCGGAAGGGAATCTGGTGGCGGGAGAAGATTGCAAGACGGATGTCGAAGGCGTCTTTGTCGCCGGTGATGTGCGCAGCAAGCGCATCCGCCAGCTGACGACCGCGGTCAGTGATGGCACGATTGCTGCGTTGATGGCGGAAGAATATATCCGACAACGCTAA
- a CDS encoding MarR family transcriptional regulator — MSHDKQEEMLRLDNQLCFAVYASAKAIVGAYRTELEKIGLTYTQYIALLALWEKEEMTLKELGRRLFLDSGTLTPMLKKMAAAGLLTRLRSTTDERNMVVRLTEQGRALKSKVYSLPEQTLCASKLSLEEAVQLREQLKRLLHALQE; from the coding sequence ATGAGCCATGATAAACAAGAGGAAATGCTGCGTTTGGATAACCAGTTGTGTTTTGCCGTTTACGCCAGCGCAAAGGCAATTGTCGGCGCCTACCGAACGGAACTGGAAAAAATCGGTCTTACCTACACCCAGTACATCGCGCTTTTGGCGTTATGGGAAAAGGAAGAGATGACGTTGAAGGAACTGGGCCGGCGTCTCTTTCTGGATTCAGGTACGCTGACGCCGATGCTGAAGAAGATGGCAGCCGCCGGACTTTTGACGCGACTGCGCAGCACGACCGATGAACGAAACATGGTGGTTCGCCTGACCGAACAGGGCAGAGCCCTGAAGAGCAAGGTGTATTCCTTGCCTGAGCAAACGCTATGCGCCAGTAAATTGTCGCTGGAAGAAGCCGTTCAGCTGCGTGAGCAGTTGAAACGCTTGTTGCATGCGCTACAGGAATAA
- a CDS encoding class I SAM-dependent methyltransferase, with amino-acid sequence MDFNKEAANWDTPQRLERAAVIAGEIRRSVSLQGELKALEFGAGTGLISFELADSLAEIWCVDPSAAMIAKLQEKIAQRKQGNIRACCAAIESIEAPGEGFDLIYTSMALHHASDLLKTLTTLARLLRFGGSLCIVDLDEDDGSFHRQEENFSGYHGFQQTGLKAVLEKVGFSEVKAKTFYHGKKKLENGTEHPYSLFSMSGKKSS; translated from the coding sequence ATGGATTTCAACAAAGAGGCGGCAAACTGGGACACGCCGCAACGACTGGAACGGGCGGCGGTCATTGCCGGGGAAATCCGCCGTAGCGTCAGCTTGCAGGGCGAACTGAAAGCGCTCGAATTCGGCGCAGGAACCGGCTTGATCAGTTTTGAACTGGCGGATTCGCTGGCTGAGATCTGGTGCGTCGATCCGTCGGCAGCGATGATTGCAAAGCTGCAGGAAAAGATTGCGCAGCGCAAACAAGGAAACATCCGGGCCTGCTGCGCGGCAATCGAAAGCATCGAAGCGCCGGGCGAAGGCTTCGATCTTATTTATACGTCGATGGCGCTGCACCATGCAAGCGATCTTCTGAAAACGCTCACTACGCTGGCGCGCTTGCTCCGTTTTGGCGGCAGCCTTTGCATTGTCGACTTGGATGAAGACGACGGAAGCTTTCATCGGCAGGAAGAAAATTTTTCCGGCTATCACGGCTTTCAGCAGACAGGGCTCAAAGCGGTTCTGGAAAAGGTCGGCTTTTCTGAGGTGAAAGCGAAGACGTTTTATCACGGCAAAAAGAAGCTGGAAAATGGTACGGAGCATCCGTATTCGCTCTTTAGCATGAGCGGGAAAAAGAGCAGTTAA